The nucleotide sequence caagaatctcgagtacatcactgccatatgctttgttgctatgttggggtgcagtagcttagtttcttgttgcattctagatggcatcgtgctgttaatcgcaaaaTTGGGCCATccttattttgcttgccatttgcaaaccgtgcatccgtttccagcgatctttatatcgattttgaccgaaatcatctcatcttcccagcggcacacttggtttgccaagttgatgccttgatcattcttttccttccggagcatgcatatgcattgcatatcacatctcgcatatcatgccttgttttgcatcatgttgcttgtgcattggaccgtgattgattgttggtcctctgcttgtgttcttgctctgggtagagccggaagacaagtacgtgatcgaggaacctgttgagtacgctaacgaggatcaagctttcgtcaactctgagaactttgcaggcaagatgaccataccctcgaaatcacttctatctttgcttgctagttgtttgctctattgctatgccgcgctacctaccacttgctttatcatgcctcccattttgccatgtcaagcctctaacccacctttcctagcaaactattgtttggctatgttaccgcttttgctcagcccctcttatagcgttgctagttgcaggtgaagatgaagtttgttccttgttggaacatggatattgttgggatatcattattatctcttatttactttaatgcatctatatacttggaaaagggtggaaggctgggccttatgcctggtgttttgttccactcttgccaccctagtttccgtcataccggtggtatgttccttgattttgtgttccttacgcggttgggtgttatgggaaccccttgacagttcgctttgaataaaactcctctagcaatgcccaatcttggttttacattttcctaacaacctatcaccttcccttaggttctgcagacccgagggtcatctttattttaaccccccgggcgagtgcttctctaagtgttggtccgatcTAGAGCCCCTTGctgcgccacctcggggaaacttgagggctcgttttagttgtatggattgctcatccgatgttgccctagaatgagatatgtgcagctcctatcgggattgtcggcacatcgggcggctttgctggtcttgttttaccattgacgaaatgtcttataaccgggattccgagactgatcgggtcttctcgggagaaggaatatccttcgttggccgtgagagcttgtgatgggctaagttgggacacccctactgggtttgaactttcgagagccgtgcccgcggttatgtggtagatggaaatttgttaatatccggttgtagataacttgacacttaacttaattaaaatgcatcaaccgcgtgtgcaaccgtgatggtctcttttcggcggagtccaggaagtgaacacggttcttgtgttaagcttgaacgtaagtagttttaggatcacttcttgatcacttatagtttcttgaccgtgcgttgcttctcttctcgctcttatttgagtatgttagccaccatatatgctagtgcttgttgcagctccacctcactaccctttcctacccatacttaaatagtcttgatctcgcgggtgtgagattgccgagtcctcgtaactcacagatacttccaaacagttgcaggtgccgatgatgctagtTCAGGTGACGCTACCGaagtcaagtgggagttcgacaaagattcggtccgttactatgtttcttttctggatgatcagtagaggatcCCAGTTGGGGCGGTCGGGGATCTAGCAtctggggttgtctttctttattttggttccgtagtcggacctttgattgtattttggatgatgtatgatttacttgtatttgtgtgaagtggccattgtaagccaactctttatccctttcttattcagtacatgggatgtgtaaagattacccctcttgggacaagcctaccatgcggctatgcctctaagtcgtgccccgacacatgggagatatagccgcattgtgggtgttatagTACCTCTACTATACAACCTCACATCTATGCTTATTAATCTAGTCACCAGCATAGAAAATGTAGGGTTCCTTTGTACCCGTGCACCAATTTTTTTATACATATTTTAGTATTTGTATTTTTAGGTGTCTTGGGTCTCTAGAACTCAGGTTTGACGATTGTATGTTTGTATATATTGGGCTATTGGTATTCCGTGTAGAATTTTGGCACCTCCAACAATATTTTATATACTGGGCTATTGGTATTCCGTGTAGAATTTTGGCACCTCCAACAGTGTATGTAAAAATGGGTATTTCTAAAAATTGCATTGAAAGTGCTTAATGTAATATGTCCATAGATGTTTTAGCAGCATACATATATGGTGAGTATTTACAGTATGATGTCTTGTGTGCAATTATTTACATGTGATGACCATTTACTTTTCACTGTAAAATGATCCAACGTATCATGATAATTTTGTGTTAGCAATTTTTTATTCAAATTCAAGTTAAATTGAAAGCTACTGATGTTGCTAACATGTGTGTTTGAATTCATACTAATGCTCAAAGTTAAGGTTCTAACACCCAGTTAATGCTGAAAATTAGGGCATAATAATTGTGATGTCTGATGAGACTTGAATATACCATATATGGAAGTCCCATTTTATATTATTGCACATATAGTATAGAGAAGTAGAAATATGCAAATGGATGAGCATATAACTTATGTAGTGTTGTGCACAGGAAATCAACGTTTACTCCTGCCTTATCACGTTCTACATGTATATACTGATGCTGTTTATCTCCTGCTGAGTTGGTTGTAACCTTGTTTCTGTATGGTGTCCTCTTAGCGGGTAattgatttctactacacaaccttcttcttgtagacgtttttgggcctccaagtgcagaggtttgtaggacaatagcaaatttccctcaagtggatgacctaaggtttatcaatccgtaggaggcgtaggatgaagatggtctctctcaaacaaccctgcaaccaaataacagagagtctattgtgtccccaacacacccaatacaatggtaaattgtataggtgcactagttcggcgaagagacggtgatacaagtggtatatggatggtagataaaggttttcgtaatatgaaaatataaaaacagcaaggtaactaatgataaaagtgagcgtaaatggtattgcaatgctaggaaacaaggcctagggttcatactttcactagtgcaagtcctctcaataataataacataattggatcacataactatccctcaacatgcaacaaacagtcactccaaagtcactaatagcggagaacaaacgaagagattatgatagggtactaaaccacctcaaagttattctttccaatcaatccgttgggctattcctataagtgtcacaaacagccctagagttcgtactagaataacaccttaagacacaaatcaaccaaaaccctaatgtcacctagatactccaatgtcacctcaagtatccgtgggtatgattatacgatatgcatcacacaatctcagattcatctattcaaccaacacatagaacctcaaagagtgccccaaagttcctaccagagaatcatgacgaaaacgtgtgccaacacctatgcataggttcatgggcggaacccgcaagttgatcaccaaaacatacatcaagtgaatcacgtgatatcccattgtcaccacagatacgcatggcaagacatacatcaagtgttctcaaatctttaaagactcaatccgataagataatttcaaagggaaaacacaatccattacaaaaaagtagaggggggagaaaacatcataagatccaactataatagcaaagctcgcgagacataaagatcataccacctcaagaacacgagagagagagagagatcaagcacatagctactggtacataccctcagcggagatatataggcagaagaagtacgtcaggggggccacgaggggcccacgagggtggagggcgtgcccaagggggtgggcgcaccctctgcctcgtggcctcctcgtagatcccctgacgtgaactccgagtcttctaggcttcttctgatccaaaaataagtttcgtgaagtttcaagtcaattggactccgtttggttttccttttctgcgatattctaaaacaaggtaaaaacagaaactggcactaggctctgggttaatatgttagtcccaaaaatgatataaaagtgtataataaagcccataaacatcaaaacagtagataatatagcatggagcaatcaaaaattatagaaatgttggagatgtatcagtaatcCTGCGTGTGTTCTACAGGCTGTTGCCATGTTTTTCAAATGGACAAATTGGTGATCATCAACTCGTCATGATTCACGAGCTTTCAGGTAAAGCATGTTATCTGTCTGCCGCTGCAGGCCATTGTTGCGCCTGATAAAATTTTGTGTGATGTTGATTTGCTACGGGGGTAGTTCTTCTGCTTACGTTTCTGGTTACTCCGGGCATATTTCAATAGGCACCTAGGTGTTTTGCAGGTTACTCTGGCTGCATTTCGATTGATAATAGGTCATTTTTTAAATAAAACATGCAATAACATTTTTCTATCATTACAGATCGGGACGCAGCTGGCCTCCTCAACCTGTAGCTGCATGCACGCACGCCATCTCCAAGGCTCCAACCTCACTCGTCAATGCATGGCCAAGCAAGCAGATGTAACGTAGCACTCACCGACAAATGCTTCTGCGGGAGAGTCTCATGGTCCCGCAGGTTTTTActttttagagagagagagagggatgccgACCAGTACGTGGAGGACCCATCCAATGAGTCGACAGGACACCCATCATCTGGCGTCCTCAACCTCTATCTCCTTAATGGCTACCGGGAGCCCATCTAGCTGCATCCGGCCAGTATATGAAGTTTCTGATCGATCTTTGTAACTTCTATGGTCCCTATTAATTGGTAGGAAAAAGTCTAGAACAAACCTTCAATTTGTAGGCGAAAGCTAAGTCAAACCCCAAACTCTCAATTCCTGAAATCAGCACACCAAACTCtctaatcccggtctattttaaaccttgacagAACATGGCCGGGATTTGCtgaattgggccggcccagtagcgcaATTGCTCGCGCACGTGCACTAATCTGGTTTTTTCTTAGTTTCTTCCTTTTgcgttttcatttcttttttcatttttacacATGTCTAATTTTTCTCAGTAACCAATATACATTTTAACGCACACATTAAGTATTTTTGGATAaacttttgatattttcaaatatATTATGTACATTTATAAATtacatgttttcaaaaaaaaaattgaataCATGGTAATATTTTTTCAACTACATGTTTTACATTTTCTTAATGATGATAACATTTTATAAAACTACACAATACTCTTTTACgtggttcaacatttttaaatttgCATACACTTTTTTGAAGGACATGCCACATATATTCTGTTAAGGTTTTGACACATTTTTTTACATCacgcaaacatttttttacattgtaaaCCCATTCTTTTAAAAATGTCACAAACACATTTTTTGGAACTCGTGATCATTCTTGAAATGTTACATTTTTTAATGTgtaaaacattttttgaatcacaCAAATATTATTATACAATGTATACACATTTGGATTGGCCCgtacattttttaaaacttgtgatattttttagatgtcacaaaatattttcaggtTTCAGAGAATGTTTATGTATCAACAAGTTTCCGCACATTAATATTTTGTTCAGGTTGCAGAAAAAGTTTATGTTTCAAAAAGCGTTTgcactttaaaattttgttcaggtttcaaaaaatgtttataaaGGTGTTCGCTTTTTCAAAGTTGTTGGTTTTTTAAAAGTATTCGAAATTTTCAAAAAGTTCTCGCACTTTATAAAATGTTCAAAGATTTCATACATTAATACATTTTCAATAATTGTTTTCCCCAAAAATCTTTACAATGTTCGGCGCTTTGGTTTCTAATTAAATATTTCGGGCCTCTGCTGTGTCAGTCATAGTCGTCTGGTGTAGTGGCTACCATGTCCCAAGTTCGACTCCACagcatgtttttttttgttttgaaattatTAAGTCGCCcgttaagaaaaagaaagaaagaattttTTACGTCGCGTGTTAAGGAAAAAAAACTCGCTTCATGTCTGGTGGGCTGGCCCAGTCGAGTCCACTGCCAACAACCcgaaacattttttaatacattatttatgaaataatTTACGAAATTCCAAAAACAGTATTAAAAAAATGTAACACAATTTTGAAAATACGAAATATTtttcatagcatgtgaaaaaatGTTGGAATTCTGAACTTTTTTTTTGATAAATGTGAATTTTTTGAAATCGCAAACAGTTTTTTAAAATGCTAATAGAGTTGATTTTGTGCGAAACACGAAATTCCAAACAGTTTTTAAAAACACAAAACGAATTGAATTTGTgcgaaaaatagaaaacagaaacatttttaacttttgaacaattttagaaatgtgcgaacattttttaaacctCATGAATTCTTGTTGTGTTATAGTGGGCCGGGCCAAATTCTAGTCCGTGAGAGTAGCTGGAATCCCGGCCGGGATTGTAGTCTTCCCAGCGTGCCAAACAGGTCTAGGGTCCAAAATAGACCAGGATTACAAGTTCAGAGTGCGGATTTCCGGGATCCAaagttcagggtttgatttagctttcgtctGCAACTTCAAGATTTACTTTGGACTTTTTCCTAATTGGTATCAGTCGGAATATCTTTGCAATTTTTGCTGGCCCAATGGGTATATCTGAGTATTTTTTTGTGAAAGTTCCTGGTTTGGTGTTTGTGTTCAGCCACTTTTAATTTTTGTGAAAATTCCTGGTTTTGTGTCTGTGTTGAAGCCACTTTCTGACCCAGCAAAGAGCAGGAGGATTCTGACGGAGGAAATGATGCGGTTTTCGCACCAGGTGCCATTTCATATCTAGAACTCCCCAAGGTATGCTATGAATTGGATCCAGCCTGACAATGCCACATATGCTTGCTCTGACTTCTGTCCTTTCCTCCCCGCCCACCTTCCTTTTGTGGAGCACGAAGACGGTAATGCTCCTGGGTCGTCTATCTCTATCCCTCTCCTTCCATAGCTGGCCAACAGTAAGTGCTCCCAATTAATGAGTATCCATTCCAGAGATTTGCTTAACACAACACGATGTAATGGAAAACATTAATCGAGGACAATGGTGGCCGCAGGGAGGATGTGGAAGGTGTAGGCAAAAGATCGAATGGGTAGGCCGTGGATATGAGACAGCACACACGGCTGCAGGAGACCAACGTGGCAGCTTGTCGGAGGGGATGTTGCCCCGACGACGGGGCTCGAGGGACAAACAAACTCATCGGGATGGCTTGCGTTGGGCAGGGCTTTGGGCACTACCGGTCTCAGGAATTACAGTGCTGGTTCCAGATACAAAAAATAAAAAGGGTGTACCATATGTACCCAGGTTGTGCTGGTGACGTGTAGTATACTCCCCATGTATACCCCCATGTTGTGCTATGTAGCAGCAACCTTGCTTAAGGGTAAATGCTGGGTTTTTGAATAATGAAGTATACCTGGGTTAAACTATTCTTTTGCAGAGAAAAATGTACTCAACTCCCTGAACATGCATGTTGGACTAGTTAAATATGATATTTCATGGTTTCTTTATGATTGCAGCCTTGGAATGGACAAATTGATCTGTACACTTCTCATGGCTGAGCTTTCAGGTAAATCATTTTGTCTTATTGCCACTCAAGACATTTGGCTTTGTTAGACCTTTGTAACATGTTACCTTATCAAAGTTTTGTTGCACCTGTGAAAATTCTATGCGTCTATTTAGCCTTATTGATGAAACCAGATGATGATAAGAAATGATTTACTAGGTTTCTAGAACTCTGATCTAACACAcctatatttagaaatggagggtgTATATATATACCAGATCCCTTTCGTCTCGCACCGCACTATCGCGCCCAAGGAGGATTCAAAAGGGAGCAGCGACGGCGAGAGGCCCGGCGCCGACCGCAACCCTAGGCCAAATGAGCACCCACCGCCCAATGCTTCCGAAGGGGGCCGCTGCGACTGCTGaggccgacggcgacgcgcaccACTCATTTACGGCCCTCAGCCAGGTCCACGCCGACATCCAGGAGCAGGCAAGTTGGCTAGATCTCGCGGCCCTGGCCGTCCCGTCCCCGTCCCTAGGGTTCCGAGGTGCACGACTGATATCCCGATGTTCTAATTTTTTTTTGAGGGTGCGACCAACATATAACATCCCTTTTGtatagatgcaggagatggtgtaCATGATGTTGCGGATGAATGGAGGCGGCGAGGGCAGCGATTATGGGACGCAGCTCGCCTCCTCCACCTGTAGCTGCATGCATTCGTGCACTGCACGCACGCATGCCGTCTCCAAGGCTCCAACCTCGCTCGTCACTGCAAGGCCAAGCAAGCAGAGGTAACGTAGCATTCACCGCCAAACGCTTCTACGGGAGAGTCTCATGGTCCCGCATGTTTTTActttttagagagagagagagagagagagagagagagagagagatgccagCTAGTACGTGGAGGACCCATCCAATGAGTCGACCGGACACCCATCATCCAGCGTCCTCAACCTATATCTCCTTAATGGCTACCAGATGCCCATCTAGCTGCATCCGGCCAGTACATGAAGTTACCGATTGATCTTTGTAACTTCTATGGTCCCTATTAATTGGTATCAATCGGTATATCTTTGCAATTTTTGCTGGCCCCAACGGGTAGATCTGAGTAATTTTTGTGGAAGTTCTTGGTTTTGTGTTTGTGTTCAAGCCacttctaatttttgtgaaaattcCTTGTTTTGTGTCTGTGTTAAAGCCACTTTCCAACCCAACAGAGAGCAAGAGGTTTCCGATGGAGGAAATGATGCGGTTTTCGCACCAGGTGCCATTTCATATCCAGAACTTCCCCAAGGTATGCTATGAATTGGATCCAGCCTCTACTAGAAAGGAACTTCTCTAAGTAGTTCCAGTCTGATGATGCCACATATGCTTGCTCTGACTTCTGTCCTTTCCTCCCCACCCACATTCCTTTTGTGGAGCACGAAGATGGTAACGCTCGTGGGTCGTCTATGTCTATCCCCCTCCTTCCATAGCTGGCCAACAGTAAGTGCTCCCAATTAATGAGAATCCATTCCAGAGATTTGCTTAACACGACACGGTGTAATAGAACATTAATCTAGGACAATGGTGGCCGCGGGGAGGATGCGGAAGGTGTGGGCTAAAGATCGAATGGGTAGGCCGTGGAGATGAGACAACACACACGGCCTGCAGGAGATCAGTGTGGCGGCTTGTCGGAGGGGATGTTGCCCCGGCGACGGGGCTCGAGGGACAAGCAAACTCAGCGGGTTGGCTTGCGTAGGGCCGGGCTTTGGGCACTACTAGTCTCAGGAAGTACAATGGTGGTTCCACGTACAAAAAATAAAAAGGGTGTACCATATGTACCCAGGTTGTGCTGGTGACGTGTAGTATACTCCCCATATATACCCCCATGTTGTGTTATGTAGTAGCATCCTTGTTCAAGGGTAAACGCTGGGTTTTTGAACAATGAAATATACCTCGTTTGAACTGTTCTTTTGCATAGAAAAATGTACTCAACTCCTAGAACATGCCTGTTGGACTAGTTAAATATGATATTTCATGGTTTCTTTATGGTTGCAGCTAAACATGTCGCTATGGTTTTTCTTGGAATGGACAATTTGTTATGTACATTTCTTTTGGCTCAGCACTCATGTAAATCATTTTGTCTTACTGCCACTCAAGACATTTGGCTTTGTTAGACCTTTTTAACATGTTACCTTAATTATTAAAGTTTTGTTGCACCTGTGAAAATTCTATGCATCTATTTAGCCTTATTGATCAAACCAGATGATGATAAGAAATTATTTACTAGGTTTCTAGAACTCTGATCTGACACAcctatatttagaaatggagggagtatatatataccAGATCCCTTTCGTCCCGCACCGCACTATCGCGCCCAAGGAGGATTCAAAAGGGAGCAGCGGCGGCGAGAGGCCCGGCGCCGACCGCAACCCTAGCCCTAATCAGCACCCGCCGCCCGACGCTTCCGGAGGGGGCCGCTGCTAGGCCGAGGCCGACGATGAGGCGCGGCGCGACACCCGTTCACAACCCTTATCCAGGTCCACAGGAGCAAGAAAGTTGGCTAGATCTCGTGGCCCTGGCCGTTCCTAGGGTTCCGAAGTGTGTGACTAATATCTCGACATTTTAATTTTTTTAGGGTGCGACCAACATATAACATCCCTTTTGGATAGATGCATGAGAGGTCGTACATGATGCTGTGGATGAACAGAGGCGGCGAGGGCGACGATTATGGAGCTCGGAGGCCGGGAGCTACGAGCATGAGCATGAGGAGCTGGAGCACCACCACCGCGTCTACCACCAGGAGCACCGTGGTGGCATCCATGGTGATGGGGACGATGATCACAAGGCTGAGGGCTCACTATTAggaaaaaaggctactagcagcgcgggtaaaatcactactagcagcgcgggtacccacgctcctagtatcgcgctacagctaatagttagtagtagtgtgggttaaacccgcgctactactaactttattagtagtagcgtgtgccacccacgctactgctattttgcacccgcgctactactaacgaaATAGTAGTAGCGTGTCTATTATTCCAACGCTAatagtatcctaaatactagtagcgaGCATTtttttcccacgctactactaacttattagaaataaaaaaataaaatcaatCAATTCCATTCTATCACACAATTGCCATATCTACTATCACAGTTCCTCATTGTAGAGGCAACTCGTGTATAATTCATATCTTTTACATAAGTAAGAGTGTAAACACAGTGTTGTGCATGTCAGCTACCTACGTAAGTGGTTCTTGCCATGCAAAGTCAAAACTTTACCACTACTTCTAGACATTTGTTATGGTCCGATCCAAAAATTGGCTCACTCGTCAATGCGTGGCGCCTTCCCGACCTGATCTCACGTCCTGCAGCTGCGACGAAACACAACGGGCAGCCTCGACAAGCCACACTTGACCGATGGTAGCCGTCGCCTTGAGTTGTGACGCCGTCACGTCCCTCGCCCTAGCCCTCAGCTCAAGCAGGCCACGGTCGATGTCGGCCTCGTGCCATGCCACCAGCGGATGGAGGAAGCCATCGTACACGTGCCccgcaccttgaaatctgaacaccACTAAGATTCAGATTCAGAATTGGCCACATATCGAATGAAGTCTATCTGAAATGGTGATCATCTCTCAGGCTCGGAGTGTCTGATCGACTGCTTACCCGTGTGCTGGGTTGCCAGAGGTAGATGACGAGCAGCAGCTTCGCCTCTTCGTACATCGGCAGCCCCGACACTGTCCAGTCCATGAACCTCTCGATGACCATCGGCATCGCCACCAGAACCCTGCAACATTACCAACAGAGGTTTAGAAACTTCAGATTCTTCAGAAGAATGACATGGAAAAATAATGCAGTGCATGTCGATGAAAAAGACAGTCCGTGAAAAAGACAAGGAGCATACTAACCCCTTCAGGCAGTGAAAATATAATGTAGAGCAATAAAAGTGGAACATGGCTCAACATTTGCATTGATAGGGACAGATATACAATTGGGGATCCACTAGATAaataaataattctcataaatcaaGAACATTGTCTGCATTTAACATACTATTTTTCTGCGATATGTCCAAACCATACAAGAATGAGATCGTTAGGTGCTAGCACACACAAAGAGCTAGTTTACCAATACGGGCTACATCACTGCTCGAAATGAAGAGGCTTCGCTGCTAGAATTCACCGTGAAGGTACTAACAAATTAAATGCCTAAGCGCCAAGCTCCAGCTCTACATTTCTACATGTTCTTCAGCTGGATAGAGTCACACCATATTCAACAACTAATAGAACCTAAACTGCCATGAGCATGTTTGACAGATCTCAGGTGATTGAGGAATTCTTCCCTTGTGGTTGTAACCCTATTACCATGGAATAAAAACTCACCTTTTACCTAAAAAAACATACACGACACTGTCTTACAAAGGAGCCCCACTCTATTCACTAACAGGCTGGCCCACATCAATTCCTGCCGCATCACCCACTTGCTGACGCATTGGCGCCCTTCTTCTGTTATGCCTTATATCTTCAGTTTGGTCAGTACCAGCCTGAGTTGCATCCCTTGCTTCAGTGCAGATCGCTGACACGCTACAAGGGAGTAGAAGTGACAGTATGTTCTCTAGGGCTTGACAACCGTTGGATAACTGAATCTCTCCACAGGTGCACTTCTTCAGTAGAGCCTAATTAGCGAGTACTCCAAGTACTGTACTATTTTAGCTACCTTCATTTCATTAATTAACGAGCAGGTTAATTTTTAGTATGATCTGCTTAATAGCTAATCAACACAGTAACATAATTGATGTGTGCTCTGAATTCTGATATATATCCTACGGCCAAACTATTACTACGAGTACTATATATGAGCTGCTCATCTTGGGCTGATAAAATCTATAAAGCGCTCAAGCTCATTTGTCTATCATAGTATACAGGCTACTTCACCTGTGAACTTAAGAACTCCATAAAGCTGACATCAGAGTATATATAGAGACATTTTACGGTACATCAAATCAACCTGGGCCCTTCATTTCTTTGTCTTCTAGGGCCCAGATTAGCCTATACTACACCAGTTTTTCGGTAGTATATTTACTCGTTGGGGGCATTTTTGGAACTATATATCAATCACGCAGGCAGGTTTCTTCCCCGCCATGACCAACCTTTCCTCCCATCATCTTTTGGCCCGTCCACGCCGCCATGTATTTTTCTGCGATATGCTTCGGGCGACGACGGAGCGAAGCTGATGGCCTAGCTTCGTGCCCCAAGCTGCCAAGCTGGCATGTAACCCACGTACACAGGACACAGCGACGTAGAAAAGCTAACATCACCGGTAGACTCGCCGCCGGCCAGATTACACAATCACGTCACGCACGTACCCAACAATCAGATCACTGTTTGCTCTCGTAATGCACGTACGCACGCGAGGATGCTCAGGGAGTCGCCCACCGCCGCAAGCGGCCGTCGCACGcccgcgccgcctcgctcgccatCGCACTGTCTGCCACTTTGCCGTTGCTGCTCATCAAATGAAAATCATAGTGGCTAGCGTGCCGCACGCCACACCAAATAGTTATTCTATGTTTATGTAGTGGCTGCAGCGGCGTAGGTATAGCTAGCGGAGGTCCTCACGCCGGCGCA is from Triticum aestivum cultivar Chinese Spring chromosome 3A, IWGSC CS RefSeq v2.1, whole genome shotgun sequence and encodes:
- the LOC123057136 gene encoding HVA22-like protein i codes for the protein MQKHDLGILLLTAFAVFFSLQFLGDYDFGFADPFDLKYYYKAERIRLYGVLKFTGKRVLVAMPMVIERFMDWTVSGLPMYEEAKLLLVIYLWQPSTRVSMVFRFQGAGHVYDGFLHPLVAWHEADIDRGLLELRARARDVTASQLKATATIGQVWLVEAARCVSSQLQDVRSGREGATH